One stretch of Bordetella avium DNA includes these proteins:
- a CDS encoding amino acid ABC transporter ATP-binding protein, translating into METQAILEISDLRKHYGATEVLRGVNLKVRRGELVCVIGPSGSGKSTMLRCCNLLEVPTSGRIVANGHDLRDPKTNINRMRQDVGMVFQQFNLYPHLNALDNVSLALCKVQKRSTAQARELAQAALERVGLGHKASAMPSQLSGGQQQRVGIARAIALQPQIILFDEPTSALDPELVEDVLEVMRELRHSGMTMLVVTHEMGFAHAVADYVAFMDGGVVVEHGTAKQVFEQPQQPRTQSFLSRYAGRLAN; encoded by the coding sequence ATGGAGACACAAGCCATCCTGGAAATCTCTGACCTGCGTAAGCACTACGGCGCTACGGAGGTGCTGCGCGGCGTCAACCTCAAGGTGCGGCGCGGCGAGCTGGTATGCGTGATCGGGCCCTCGGGCTCGGGCAAGAGCACCATGCTGCGTTGCTGCAATCTGCTGGAAGTGCCGACCTCGGGACGCATTGTCGCTAACGGACATGATTTGCGCGATCCGAAGACGAACATCAACCGGATGCGGCAGGACGTCGGCATGGTGTTCCAACAATTCAACCTCTACCCCCATCTGAACGCCCTGGACAATGTGTCGTTGGCGCTTTGCAAGGTGCAAAAGCGCAGCACCGCCCAGGCGCGGGAATTGGCTCAGGCGGCGCTGGAGCGCGTTGGTTTGGGACATAAGGCCTCGGCCATGCCCTCCCAGCTCTCGGGCGGGCAACAGCAGCGTGTGGGCATCGCCCGCGCGATTGCGCTGCAACCGCAAATCATTCTGTTCGATGAACCGACCAGCGCCCTCGATCCTGAACTGGTCGAGGATGTGCTGGAGGTGATGCGGGAGTTGCGCCATAGCGGCATGACCATGCTGGTCGTCACCCATGAAATGGGCTTCGCCCACGCCGTGGCGGACTATGTCGCCTTCATGGATGGCGGGGTGGTGGTCGAACATGGCACCGCCAAACAGGTCTTCGAGCAGCCGCAACAGCCGCGCACGCAGAGTTTTCTGTCCCGTTATGCCGGCAGGTTGGCGAACTGA